A part of Cystobacter ferrugineus genomic DNA contains:
- a CDS encoding Coq4 family protein: MMQTQTPVELPPLPILPENPSLLTRLRTGLKTLEVLRIHPTNPAFGAVFYDSVELGRCKELARQFSRHAEGRRLLADKPSLSASELDLEAMGKLPPGTFGHEFARYYREQGLQPIETLSPPKNDAQYIAKRLRETHDFIHLVTGYKTDVMGEMEVQAFSLGNLHLRTSMLILLNSAKEVHKHIPGFNTTTYLRRLWAAFRRGADSRQFASFRWEDHWATPVALLREQLIAPAEELN, encoded by the coding sequence ATGATGCAAACCCAGACCCCCGTAGAGCTCCCCCCACTCCCCATCCTCCCCGAGAACCCCTCGCTGCTCACCCGCCTGCGAACGGGCTTGAAGACCCTCGAGGTGCTGAGGATCCATCCCACGAATCCGGCCTTCGGCGCCGTGTTCTACGACAGCGTCGAGCTTGGCAGGTGCAAGGAACTCGCCCGCCAGTTCTCCCGCCATGCCGAGGGCCGCCGGTTGCTCGCCGACAAGCCCTCGTTGAGTGCCTCGGAGCTGGACCTGGAGGCGATGGGCAAGCTGCCGCCGGGGACGTTCGGCCACGAGTTCGCGCGCTACTACCGCGAACAGGGACTACAGCCGATCGAGACGCTCAGTCCTCCGAAGAATGACGCCCAGTACATCGCGAAGCGCCTGCGGGAGACTCACGACTTCATCCATCTGGTGACCGGCTACAAAACCGATGTCATGGGCGAGATGGAGGTGCAGGCGTTTTCCCTGGGCAACCTCCATCTGCGCACCTCGATGCTCATCCTCCTCAACTCGGCGAAGGAGGTGCACAAACACATCCCTGGCTTCAATACCACCACCTATCTCCGGCGGTTGTGGGCCGCGTTCCGGCGCGGTGCGGACTCCCGTCAGTTCGCCAGCTTCCGGTGGGAGGACCACTGGGCGACCCCGGTGGCGCTGCTGCGCGAGCAGCTCATCGCCCCCGCGGAAGAGCTGAACTGA
- a CDS encoding LIC_10190 family membrane protein: MFSSLALILCSWLVAAGGFVGLGALTWRLMGGQWPEVNGRAPLFFTGWATALAFLQLWHFARPVDVLATMCLAGGGALGLGLWFRSGKVRLRRPGPGDFVHFGFVTVASVLTANLALSNATHADMGAYFVSSLRWAQEYRLPPGLGNFSFLLALNQSYFLYVAALDVGPLHAHGHHLANGLLGLGLMWRIARGLVRHVLAAEAPGFAQTAGALMLPAVFESTRTLNVAGPIADLSVFLVGCQLVLLWSELWESRERRDSERRTLLRALVFIGAAGIAMKSSLLCVAVPLGLAAVLGNVPWSRAQWRTSALESGKQWAIGLVVLLPWMLRGVVLSGYPLFPSPLLSLPVAWRMAPEKVQEIESYIKAFARNPNRPPEEVLSNWDWLWPWASQLWLFNWEFLLPVGLTVLSLPFALLRWRGGGRFDGTRERLVLFAPLLVGLLLWFHLAPDIRFAGALMWGVAAFCVAMALRTGKRITLPERTAVALASTALLAGALVLHPVPPWIARDGFEPLAESDTRTRVTRHGLEVKVPNGPRCFEALCTPQFDERLRLRVPGDWASGFVVE, encoded by the coding sequence ATGTTCAGCTCGCTGGCGCTCATCCTCTGCTCGTGGCTCGTCGCGGCGGGTGGATTCGTGGGTCTCGGTGCGCTCACCTGGCGGCTCATGGGCGGCCAGTGGCCCGAGGTGAATGGGCGAGCGCCGCTTTTCTTCACCGGCTGGGCCACGGCACTCGCGTTTCTCCAACTCTGGCATTTCGCGCGGCCGGTCGACGTCCTGGCCACGATGTGCCTGGCGGGAGGCGGCGCGCTGGGGTTGGGGCTGTGGTTTCGAAGCGGGAAGGTCCGCCTGCGCCGGCCAGGGCCCGGGGATTTCGTCCACTTCGGCTTCGTCACCGTGGCGAGCGTGCTCACCGCGAACCTTGCCCTCTCCAATGCGACCCATGCCGATATGGGGGCCTACTTCGTCTCCTCGTTGCGCTGGGCGCAGGAGTATCGGCTCCCTCCCGGGCTGGGGAACTTCAGCTTTCTCCTGGCACTCAATCAGTCCTACTTTCTCTACGTCGCGGCGCTGGATGTCGGGCCGCTGCACGCGCACGGGCACCACCTCGCCAATGGGCTCCTCGGGCTGGGCTTGATGTGGCGCATCGCGAGGGGCCTCGTCCGGCACGTCCTCGCGGCCGAAGCCCCCGGGTTCGCCCAGACGGCCGGCGCGCTGATGCTTCCGGCGGTCTTCGAGTCCACGCGGACCCTGAACGTCGCCGGGCCGATCGCGGATCTGTCAGTGTTCCTGGTCGGCTGCCAGCTCGTCCTCCTCTGGAGCGAACTCTGGGAATCGAGGGAGCGGCGGGACTCGGAGCGCCGCACGCTCCTCCGGGCGCTCGTGTTCATCGGGGCCGCGGGGATTGCCATGAAGTCCTCGCTCCTGTGCGTGGCGGTGCCGCTCGGGCTCGCCGCCGTCCTGGGAAACGTGCCCTGGTCACGCGCGCAGTGGCGCACTTCCGCGCTGGAGTCGGGGAAGCAGTGGGCGATCGGTCTGGTCGTGCTGCTTCCCTGGATGCTCCGGGGCGTGGTGCTCAGCGGCTATCCGCTCTTTCCTTCGCCCCTGCTCTCCTTGCCGGTCGCCTGGCGAATGGCGCCCGAGAAGGTTCAGGAGATCGAGTCCTACATCAAGGCCTTCGCCCGCAACCCGAACCGGCCGCCCGAGGAGGTCCTCTCGAACTGGGACTGGCTCTGGCCGTGGGCCAGTCAGCTCTGGCTCTTCAACTGGGAGTTCCTGCTGCCCGTGGGACTCACGGTGCTGTCGCTCCCGTTCGCGCTCCTGCGCTGGAGGGGCGGTGGGCGTTTCGATGGAACGCGGGAGCGGCTCGTGCTCTTCGCGCCCCTGCTCGTCGGGCTCCTCCTCTGGTTCCACCTCGCCCCCGACATCCGCTTCGCCGGGGCCTTGATGTGGGGAGTGGCGGCCTTCTGCGTGGCGATGGCGCTCCGGACGGGCAAACGCATCACGCTTCCGGAGCGGACGGCCGTGGCGCTGGCCTCGACGGCGCTGCTCGCGGGTGCCCTCGTGCTCCATCCCGTCCCGCCGTGGATTGCCCGGGATGGCTTCGAGCCGCTCGCCGAGAGCGACACGCGGACGCGGGTGACCCGGCATGGCCTCGAGGTGAAGGTACCCAATGGACCGAGGTGCTTCGAAGCGCTTTGCACTCCGCAGTTCGACGAGCGGCTTCGCTTGAGGGTGCCAGGCGATTGGGCCTCGGGGTTCGTCGTCGAGTGA
- a CDS encoding crotonase/enoyl-CoA hydratase family protein, producing the protein MSQPDPRISLSLRGHVALVGIHRAAKRNAFDMAMLHALAHALTEADRNEQVRCTVVYAEGAHFTAGLDLADVGPRVGKGELMVPEGTVDPFHLFGERRKKPLLVAVQGICFTLGVELMLAADMAVAASDARFAQLEVKRGIFPFGGATLRFPQVAGWGNAMRWLLTGDEFGAAEAYRMGIVQEVVEPGQQLDRALALAEAVARQAPLAVQATLASARLAREQGPEAAAQDLMPRLQRIHATEDVQEGLRSFVERREARFQGK; encoded by the coding sequence ATGTCCCAGCCAGATCCCCGCATCTCACTCTCGCTGCGCGGCCACGTCGCGCTCGTGGGCATCCACCGAGCGGCCAAGCGCAATGCGTTCGACATGGCGATGCTGCACGCGCTCGCCCATGCGCTGACGGAGGCGGACCGGAACGAGCAGGTGCGCTGCACCGTGGTGTACGCGGAGGGGGCGCACTTCACCGCGGGACTGGACCTGGCGGACGTGGGGCCGAGGGTGGGCAAAGGCGAGCTCATGGTTCCCGAGGGAACGGTGGACCCCTTCCACCTGTTCGGCGAGCGGCGCAAGAAGCCCCTGCTGGTGGCGGTGCAGGGCATCTGCTTCACGCTCGGCGTGGAGCTGATGCTGGCCGCGGACATGGCGGTGGCGGCCAGTGACGCGCGGTTCGCCCAGTTGGAGGTCAAGCGCGGCATCTTCCCCTTCGGAGGCGCCACGCTGCGCTTCCCGCAGGTGGCGGGCTGGGGCAACGCCATGCGCTGGCTGCTCACCGGGGACGAGTTCGGCGCGGCCGAGGCGTACCGCATGGGCATCGTCCAGGAAGTGGTGGAGCCCGGCCAGCAGCTCGATCGCGCGCTCGCGCTCGCCGAGGCGGTGGCGCGTCAGGCGCCGCTGGCGGTGCAGGCCACCCTCGCTTCCGCGCGGCTGGCGCGCGAGCAGGGGCCGGAGGCGGCCGCGCAGGACTTGATGCCGCGGTTGCAGCGGATCCACGCGACCGAGGACGTGCAGGAGGGGCTGCGCTCCTTCGTCGAGCGGCGCGAGGCGCGCTTCCAGGGCAAGTGA
- a CDS encoding SDR family oxidoreductase has translation MSAPHQDVIVITGLGGMGLAIARRLGSGRQLVLADYAQELLDRVADTLRGEGHAVHPLRVDVSDSRSVERLAQHAGALGPLRAVVHTAGVSPVQASPERIIQVDVLGTAHVLDAFLPFVTRGGVAVCIASMAGAMVPLPPEAERALATTPTGELAGLPMLDPKNLDSGAAYSVAKRANQLRVQAASIPWGRRGGRVVSVSPGIISTPMGQAELQSPHGEAMRGMIQASGTGRIGTPDDIASAVEFLISPQASFITGTDLLVDGGAIAAARFARW, from the coding sequence ATGAGCGCACCCCACCAGGACGTCATCGTCATCACCGGCCTCGGCGGCATGGGCCTCGCCATCGCCCGCCGCCTCGGCTCCGGCCGCCAGCTCGTCCTCGCCGACTACGCCCAGGAGCTGCTCGACCGCGTCGCCGACACCCTCCGCGGCGAAGGCCACGCCGTCCACCCCCTCCGCGTCGACGTCTCCGACTCGCGGTCCGTCGAACGGCTCGCCCAGCACGCAGGTGCCCTCGGCCCGCTCCGCGCCGTCGTGCACACCGCCGGCGTCTCCCCCGTGCAGGCCAGTCCCGAGCGGATCATTCAGGTGGACGTCCTCGGCACCGCCCACGTCCTCGACGCCTTCCTCCCCTTCGTGACGCGCGGCGGTGTCGCGGTGTGCATCGCCTCGATGGCCGGCGCGATGGTCCCCCTCCCCCCCGAGGCCGAACGCGCCCTCGCCACCACCCCCACGGGCGAGCTCGCGGGGCTCCCCATGCTCGATCCCAAGAACCTCGATTCCGGCGCCGCCTACAGCGTGGCGAAGCGCGCGAACCAGTTGCGCGTCCAGGCGGCATCGATTCCGTGGGGCCGGAGAGGCGGCCGGGTGGTCAGCGTCAGCCCGGGCATCATCTCCACTCCCATGGGTCAGGCGGAGTTGCAGAGCCCCCATGGCGAGGCCATGCGCGGCATGATTCAAGCGTCCGGCACGGGGCGCATCGGCACCCCGGACGACATCGCCAGCGCCGTCGAGTTCCTGATCAGCCCCCAGGCGTCGTTCATCACCGGCACCGACCTCCTCGTGGACGGCGGGGCCATCGCCGCGGCGCGCTTCGCCCGGTGGTAA
- a CDS encoding tetratricopeptide repeat protein, translated as MSLAPETSRQVEHLLDVERFDDARRLLASPLREAPDDAELLFLAARVEHGAGKHAEAEHWVAEVLGRAPEHTGARVLRFQLLLTARRYAEAEQEVLSLLRERPEEALLYALYARLMLETLHVEKARALVDEALRLEPALALARVLDALVSVVQGQLDGAEARVAELVRGAPDAEAVAWTLLAVLQSQHRYPEAFQVARELLRARPSDPRALEVLVHLRAITHWSSRPLWPLLRFGWGASMVLWVVATFGLMGMRRVAPRLGSVLGLGFLLYVIYSWVQPPLLRRWLRWRGF; from the coding sequence ATGAGCCTTGCCCCCGAAACCTCCCGCCAGGTCGAGCACCTGCTCGACGTGGAGCGCTTCGACGATGCCCGCCGGCTGCTGGCCTCTCCCCTGCGGGAGGCCCCGGACGACGCGGAGCTGCTCTTCCTCGCCGCGCGCGTGGAGCACGGCGCGGGCAAGCACGCGGAGGCAGAGCACTGGGTCGCCGAGGTGCTGGGACGTGCGCCGGAGCACACCGGGGCGCGGGTGCTGCGCTTCCAGCTCCTCCTGACGGCCAGGCGCTACGCGGAGGCCGAGCAGGAAGTGCTCTCCCTGCTGCGCGAACGGCCCGAGGAGGCGCTCCTCTACGCGCTCTATGCGCGGCTGATGCTGGAGACCCTGCACGTGGAGAAGGCCCGCGCGCTGGTGGACGAGGCGCTGCGACTGGAGCCCGCCCTCGCGTTGGCCCGCGTCCTCGACGCGCTCGTCTCCGTGGTGCAGGGACAGCTCGACGGGGCGGAGGCCCGGGTGGCGGAGCTGGTGCGCGGCGCTCCCGATGCGGAGGCGGTGGCCTGGACACTGCTCGCCGTTCTGCAGTCGCAGCACCGCTACCCGGAGGCCTTCCAGGTGGCGCGGGAGCTGCTTCGAGCGCGGCCCTCGGACCCGCGGGCGCTGGAGGTGCTGGTCCATCTGCGCGCCATCACGCACTGGAGCTCGCGCCCGCTCTGGCCCCTGCTGCGCTTCGGCTGGGGGGCGAGCATGGTGCTGTGGGTGGTGGCCACCTTCGGGCTGATGGGGATGCGCCGGGTGGCCCCGCGCCTGGGCTCCGTGCTGGGGCTGGGATTCCTGCTCTACGTCATCTACTCCTGGGTTCAACCGCCGCTGCTGCGCCGGTGGCTTCGCTGGAGAGGATTCTAG
- a CDS encoding RsbRD N-terminal domain-containing protein, which produces MESLADMMETGQEQLFHEWRERVLRHHAPGPLSEPELADHIPDFLRQVIAALRREEEGVEPKTHRVGPLGWEHGEQRFLIGFTLYNIVREYGVLHDCIFELVENRGHGLIRLEEARILAQCFTRAIAEAVAHYLRMRERELQGGEAAPAVS; this is translated from the coding sequence ATGGAGAGCCTCGCCGACATGATGGAAACCGGGCAGGAGCAGCTCTTCCACGAATGGCGGGAGCGGGTCCTGCGACACCATGCGCCCGGACCTCTCTCCGAGCCCGAGCTGGCCGATCATATCCCGGACTTCCTGCGGCAGGTGATCGCCGCCCTCCGCCGGGAGGAAGAAGGGGTGGAGCCGAAGACACACCGGGTGGGCCCCCTGGGATGGGAGCACGGGGAGCAGCGCTTCCTCATCGGCTTCACCCTGTACAACATCGTGCGCGAATACGGGGTGCTGCACGACTGCATCTTCGAGCTGGTGGAGAACCGGGGGCACGGCCTCATCCGGCTGGAGGAGGCGAGGATCCTCGCGCAGTGCTTCACCCGGGCGATCGCCGAGGCCGTCGCGCACTACCTGCGAATGCGCGAGCGGGAGCTGCAGGGCGGCGAGGCGGCGCCTGCCGTGAGCTAG